The Gadus morhua unplaced genomic scaffold, gadMor3.0, whole genome shotgun sequence DNA segment AAAGTAGCAGAGCTGCCAGGATCTAGAAAGGCATAGGTGTTAATAATCGTACTACCTCTTGTGCTTTTTACTTGAACAGGTACAATGGACAAAGTGCAATTCTGTACATTACCGGCCCCAGTATGTTCATCAGCTTTGACAGACACCTGCAGGCTCTTCAGTGTGGTCTCTTTGATATGCAAGGCACTTGGATGCTGCTTGTTGCAGATGGTGCACTGGAGACGTTTCCCACAGTCCTTGCTGATGTGTCCAGCCTTTGCCAGACATCCAAAGCAGACTCCATTCTGCATTACAAATTCAATTTTCTCTTCATGTGGTCTTGAATCAAACTGAACACATGTCATGAGCTCATGCTTACCATTGCAGAAGAGACATGCTTTATCTGGCACCATGTTTTGGTTTGCTCTTGGTTGGTCTCGTGTCCTGGTTTCCTCTGACGTCCGCTGAATCGGCTTCACGTCAACTTGTGTAGCAAAACTACCTGTAGGACGTGCCTTCACTGGGGGTCTGGATGTGACCCTGCTGGAGCTAGGCTCCTGAATGTCACCAAAAACTGGATCTGAGACAATGGAAGCTTGTTTTTCAATGAAAGATACCAGGTCAGCCATTCTCACTCTGATATCACGTTGTTGTATTTCGCAAGCCTTTGAGCGCCATCTTTCTCTTAACTTATATGGTAATATGAAAATGATTTTTCTCATGTTAGAAATTGTGTCTAACTCCTCCATGTACTGAAGTTGTTCCATGGCATTGCAGCAACTTCTCAAAAACAATGCAAAGTCCTGCAAAGCTCTTGGTTCCTCTAATTTGATCACTGGCCACGCAAGGGCCTTTTCAATGTAGGCACACGAGATTCTGTAGCCATTTCCAAAATGCTCGTTAAGCAATTGCCTTGCTTTTATATAGCCTCTATTTGCATCCATGAATTGACAACTTTTGACAAGCTGCTGAGCTTGTCCTTTTGTATACTGGATGAGAAATTGTAGTCTGTCTTGGTTGTTGTCTGTTCTACTTTCAATGATGTGTTCAAAGGAATGAATAAAGGAATTGTACTGTAAAATATTACCATCAAAAACTGCAAGATCTCCTTTTGGCAAAGTATGTAACAATTGTTGTTTCACTAGGAGACTTGTCAACTGATTTTGCTTTTCCAGAATTTTGGTAAGATTGTCAGGTACCTGTCCTCCCTGTGGAACTGAAAAGCTCTCTAAAGACATATTCTGGAGAGCGTGGCTCTGGTCATGCACTGGTCTAGCAGTACTGAAAGACGGTGAAAGAGATGGCATTCTAGGTATTCTAGGTGTTCTAGCTGTTGTGGTCAAAACAGGGAATTGCACATGAACCCCATCTTTAGGCCTTGTATTTCTTACAGTCTGTTCAGCAATTGGCTCAGAAATCCTTTCAATATTCTCCTCATAATACGAATTCATTGCATTAAATTCTGTATGGTTAAATGCATTGAATGTTGTATCAACAGCTTGTGCTTCAGCATTTCTGAGATAGTTAATTTTGGCTGTAGTTGCAGACAATTCAGCTTGTAAGTCATGAGCCTCCATTCTCTTTCTGCTGagctcctttctctttctcagcTCATCTTCCTCCTTTCTCAGTTCATCTTGCTCATCCTCTAACGCATGCTTTTTCTGTAAAGCTGCAGCCTTAACGAGTAGTgcttctctgtctgcctctgcaCAGATGCGCACAGATGTCGTGGATGAAACAGAGCTAGTGCTTCTCAAGGACA contains these protein-coding regions:
- the LOC115538767 gene encoding uncharacterized protein LOC115538767, which encodes MEAHDLQAELSATTAKINYLRNAEAQAVDTTFNAFNHTEFNAMNSYYEENIERISEPIAEQTVRNTRPKDGVHVQFPVLTTTARTPRIPRMPSLSPSFSTARPVHDQSHALQNMSLESFSVPQGGQVPDNLTKILEKQNQLTSLLVKQQLLHTLPKGDLAVFDGNILQYNSFIHSFEHIIESRTDNNQDRLQFLIQYTKGQAQQLVKSCQFMDANRGYIKARQLLNEHFGNGYRISCAYIEKALAWPVIKLEEPRALQDFALFLRSCCNAMEQLQYMEELDTISNMRKIIFILPYKLRERWRSKACEIQQRDIRVRMADLVSFIEKQASIVSDPVFGDIQEPSSSRVTSRPPVKARPTGSFATQVDVKPIQRTSEETRTRDQPRANQNMVPDKACLFCNGKHELMTCVQFDSRPHEEKIEFVMQNGVCFGCLAKAGHISKDCGKRLQCTICNKQHPSALHIKETTLKSLQVSVKADEHTGADPGSSATFCTENLLNKLNIRGKRTNILLRTMNQEQSVITYMANGIEVSALNENNFIALPEVYTQKSMPVDTDSILKTEELARWPYLSEIQIPKIKAEVELLIGNNAPKAIEPWEIINSRENGPYAVKTLLGWVVNGPLDDSVVTDSSGHQKVTVNRTSVAKLEDLIVQQYNHEFNEKLDDKEMSIEDKRLIKIAEQCLIGLKRKLKRNETFRNEYTEFMEDVISNGHAEVVPQAELEREDGKSLETENEAVDLVTDLTCVCHKGGIHLTKWVSNSRTVLSHIPKEDRATEMKELHLDRDKLPTERAHPAFPLDYFRSKALIVYSIKVCQAKESGEFRPANTIID